One Plasmodium berghei ANKA genome assembly, chromosome: 13 genomic region harbors:
- a CDS encoding ubiquitin-protein ligase, putative: MLMQNALGTSMYRLKRFFKQSFVVIYITLFILFFQKCIFTHEYSENPKKGNDIFIEAYEALDRAEYIKSFVLLKHCVHYDIRCLTLIGVFYYLGLKPVERDPVNALYAWKVSSDYGSSDAQFYLAIMYSNYFSLPNLYSYFVDENEEIDKIEENKIKGIKKNIILFRSYIFLTGKYLKSILAYNLNEKNNEKEEIRNANNNFVNVPKIHFTTDNKIRIRIKNIRYNINELEAYFNNLENFPFVDFYKTIKNKKIDYGSNYGLSLLYYYSSSLANHTGSILALGIRYMHGIGVEESCETASKLFIKLTNKILNYNKDNKMKFEFIDLIKLSIPYYDKYNINNKKIKNIEMFLESSLHNNHVILTMIARRYLTGSDGIDKNYTKARMYLLKAEKFNNSEAISLLGYIYILGLGVKKDYNKAINYFIKGKKLNDPLSYNGLGYMHFFGLGPMKKNMENGKKKINQELAFYYFDLAAKNNLSIAQFNLGCLYLSGIGTSQSFQNAFYWFYKSSNNGNILAAYMIGFMNYNGIIVSHNCNMALSLLAKVAEKNDFILNTTNKIIKYNETGRNREAIFLMAQLAETGNVQAQINLAHSLTTSNFALFLPFNNKSKYIYSSRYLSMAADNNHLKSVFTLGDYAYTGNGVYINVVQKNNLKYNKFYDLGNVECLYNSIGDTTNERFRNKNVESLSKEPKISQELNIYDNKIISKDFLDEQGIIFNDKWRFSYGHRFIFNQINYELAYKHYRAIISYYPNNAYAIQIISRACYNLGYMHYYGIGVEKNIDKSLIYFNSSIKIYSSHKIPSIILIFYIKMNIYFYKLKKKFYIFKKILSL; the protein is encoded by the exons ATGCTTATGCAAAATGCTTTAGGCACAAGCATGTATAGACTTAAAAGATTTTTTAAGCAATCATTTgttgtaatatatatcacattatttattctattttttcaaaaatgtatatttacaCATGAATATTCTGAGAACCCGAAGAAGGGAAATGACATTTTTATTGAAGCTTATGAAGCATTGGATAGAGCGGAGTATATCAAATCTTTTGTACTTTTAAAGCATTGTGTTCATTATGATATAag ATGCTTAACATTAATCGGGGTGTTTTATTATCTCGGATTGAAACCTGTTGAAAGGGACCCAGTGAATGCTCTATATGCATGGAAAGTAAGTTCAGATTATGGAAGTTCAGATgctcaattttatttagcTATTATGtattcaaattatttttcattaccCAACTTgtattcatattttgttgatgaaaatgaagaaatagacaaaatagaagaaaataaaataaaggggataaaaaaaaatataatattatttaggagttatatatttttaactgggaaatatttgaaaagtatattagcatataatttaaatgaaaaaaacaacgaaaaagaagaaataaGAAATGCAAacaataattttgtaaatgtccctaaaatacattttactacagataataaaataagaataagaataaaaaatatcagatacaatattaatgaattaGAGGCatattttaacaatttagaaaatttcCCTTTTGttgatttttataaaacaattaaaaataaaaaaatagattATGGTTCAAATTATGGCTTAAGCttattgtattattatagtAGCAGTTTGGCAAATCATACAGGTAGTATTTTGGCATTAGGAATAAGATATATGCATGGAATTGGCGTTGAAGAAAGTTGTGAAACAGCATctaaattgtttataaaattaacaaataaaattttaaattataataaagataataaaatgaaatttgAATTCATAGATTTAATAAAACTGAGTATACcatattatgataaatataatataaataataaaaaaataaaaaatatagaaatgtTTTTAGAATCATCATTACATAATAATCATGTAATTCTAACTATGATAGCTCGCCGATATTTAACAGGTAGTGATGGAatagataaaaattatacgAAAGCTCGCATGTATTTACTAAAAGcagaaaaatttaataactCAGAAGCTATATCTTTATTgggatatatatatatattaggaTTAGGTGTAAAAAAGGATTATAATAAAgctattaattattttataaaaggTAAAAAACTAAACGATCCATTAAGTTATAATGGTTTAGGATATATGCACTTTTTTGGGTTAGGCccaatgaaaaaaaatatggaaaatgggaaaaaaaaaataaatcaagaattagcattttattattttgatttagctgcaaaaaataatctTTCAATTGCCCAATTTAATCTAGgttgtttatatttaagtGGAATCGGTACTTCCCAGTCATTTCAAAATGCATTTTATTGGTTTTACAAATCTTCAAACAATGGAAATATTTTAGCAGCATATATGATAGGTTTTATGAATTATAATGGAATAATTGTTTCACATAATTGTAATATGGCTTTATCTCTTTTAGCAAAAGTTgctgaaaaaaatgattttattttaaatacaactaataaaattataaaatataatgaaactGGTAGAAATCGTGAagcaatatttttaatggcTCAACTTGCTGAAACGGGGAATGTACAAGCTCAAATAAATTTAGCACATAGTCTGACAACTTCAAACTTTGCTCTTTTTTTaccatttaataataaatccaaatatatatattcaagTAGGTATCTATCTATGGCAGCAGATAATAATCATTTAAAATCTGTATTTACTTTAGGGgattatgcatatacagGTAATGGTGTATATATCAATGTTGTtcagaaaaataatttaaaatataataaattttatgatttaGGAAATGTAGAATGCTTGTATAATTCTATAGGGGATACAACTAATGAACGTTttcgaaataaaaatgtggaAAGTTTGAGTAAAGAACCTAAAATTAGCCaagaattaaatatttatgataataaaataatatctaAAGATTTTTTAGATGAACAaggaataatatttaacGATAAATGGAGATTTAGTTATGGACAtagatttatatttaatcaaATTAATTATGAATTAGCTTATAAACATTATAGAGCtattatatcatattatccaaataatgcatatgctattcaaataatttctCGAGCTTGTTATAATTTAGgatatatgcattattatGGTATTGGagttgaaaaaaatattgataaatctttaatttattttaattcatctattaaaatatattcatctCATAAAATACCATCTATTAtactaattttttatattaaaatgaacatttatttctataaattaaaaaaaaaattttatatttttaaaaaaattttgtccctataa
- a CDS encoding SNARE protein, putative: MDIFFYSEEIDNLLEDYKKLLNEFQNKIKGNEKNNSIVNKYSDDINFIAERIKTAKDAYFIEIRNLPENEQNDYINKIKGKVLILENLNIQYEFLKNKLIYENKQDENKNNEINKLKYITPKELEIRGNLIQDQTEQSIFRMKNLIDESEQITKIAVVKLNEQNEKLKKVKDKVDDVDINVSTAKETLKEIMKEAASDRFIRLLFIMIFIVLVILISVIVFTNK; encoded by the coding sequence atggacatatttttttactctGAAGAAATTGATAACCTTTTGGAggattataaaaaattgttgaACGAATTTcagaataaaattaaaggaaatgagaaaaataattcaatagtaaataaatatagtgatgatataaattttatagcAGAAAGAATAAAAACAGCTAAGgatgcatattttattgaaaTACGGAATTTACCagaaaatgaacaaaatgattatataaataaaattaaggGGAAAGTATTAATATTAGAAAATTTGAATATTCaatatgaatttttaaaaaataaattaatatatgaaaataaacaagatgaaaataaaaataatgaaataaataaactgaaatatataacaccAAAAGAATTGGAAATTCGAGGAAATTTAATTCAAGACCAAACAGAGCAATCCATTTTTAGGATGAAAAATTTGATTGATGAATCAGAGCAAATAACTAAAATAGCTGTAGTCAAAttaaatgaacaaaatgaaaaattaaaaaaagttaaagATAAAGTAGATGATGTTGATATAAATGTATCGACTGCAAAGGAGACATTAAAAGAGATAATGAAAGAAGCTGCTTCGGATCGATTTATTCgacttttatttattatgatttttattgtattaGTTATTCTTATATCTGTAATAGTATTTACGAATAAGTAG
- a CDS encoding HSP20-like chaperone, putative, producing the protein MHGVINYSKFDNIEVSSSDDEVKKRIPQITTLNSKDKVVLGPDGLTILKEFTTSESIEKCGEKKQTCYNQIDNSTQNEKEKFFKNMILNGAVIPYKYIWSQSLYDINSYIVLPLNCKAKSLIIQIFEDKLIVKKEKNMNTTMIENVDDNNNNAYETLINKEFSFKINTNDDTQLWEIKTIEINWKKIFNLCNKINNQNMNFDFGQNVKDTKETFLYISLKKNSEIKSSYVWWSCLFKGDEKIDTFKLPSRIILNKNINNNNNNSFKKVWEEAHEIFKKNISKKKLPYCID; encoded by the coding sequence atgcatGGAGTAATCAACTATTCaaaatttgataatattgaaGTAAGTTCATCAGATGATgaagttaaaaaaagaattcCACAAATAACCACATTAAATAGTAAAGACAAAGTTGTATTAGGACCAGATGGATTAACAATTTTGAAAGAATTTACCACTTCAGAAAGTATCGAAAAATGCggggaaaaaaaacaaacatGTTATAATCAAATTGACAATAGTacacaaaatgaaaaagaaaaatttttcaaaaatatgatattaAATGGAGCAGTTATtccatataaatatatatggagCCAGTCATTATATGATATCAATAGTTACATTGTTTTGCCACTAAATTGTAAAGCCAAATCgttaataatacaaatatttgaGGATAAATTAATCgttaaaaaagaaaaaaacatgaaTACAACAATGATTGAAAACGtagatgataataataataatgcataTGAAACCCTCATTAATAAagaattttcatttaaaatcAACACAAATGATGATACTCAATTGTGGGAAATAAAAACCATAGAAATtaattggaaaaaaatttttaatttatgtaataaaataaataatcaaaatatgaattttgATTTTGGACAAAATGTAAAAGATACTAAagaaacatttttatatatttctttgaaaaaaaatagtgaaaTTAAAAGTTCATATGTTTGGTGGTCATGCTTATTTAAAGGTGACGAAAAAATTGATACTTTTAAATTGCCTTCTCGTATTATtcttaataaaaacattaataataataataataattcatttaaaaaagtttGGGAAGAAGCACatgaaatttttaaaaaaaatatttcgaaaaaaaaattgccTTATTGCATAGATTAA
- a CDS encoding Appr-1-p processing domain protein: protein MFFSKLVKDSFHNFTNKKIIRSYKTNKNINLDKLIRNKKIKSHELYKIEDIEILLQEKHHDVSQTYPTINNTNQIVDVKNIPVFKKSENKYNILNKTALHFGDFSYLSGDAIVNGTNKIFELTKDGMGYDCSSNFLKACGNKLFDEIKIIREKNIGKNILITKGYNSSYKYIIHVIEPYYNQTSKLKKCYEDALLIAKENDIKTIVFPLIGSGISLFKKYDVVVCCLEGIYEFIKHKENFNFIDKIVISTNMDSYWILLRDSIPLYLNENTS, encoded by the exons atgtttttttctaaGTTAGTTAAGGATTCCTTTCATAATTTcacaaacaaaaaaattatacgtagttataaaacaaataaaaatattaatctTGATAAATTGattagaaataaaaaaataaaaagtcatgaactttataaaatagaagatatagaaatattattacaagAGAAACATCATGATGTTTCCCAAACATATCCTACTATTAACAATACTAATCAAATTGTGGATGTAAAGAATATTCctgtttttaaaaaaagtgaaaataagtataacattttaaataaaacagcTCTTCATTTTGGAg atttttcatatttaagCGGTGACGCAATAGTTAATggaacaaataaaatattcgaATTAACAAAAGATGGGATGGGATATGATTGCTCgagtaattttttaaaagcatgtggaaataaattatttgatgaaataaaaataattagagaaaaaaatataggaaaaaatattttaataacaaAAGGATATAATagttcatataaatatattatacacgTGATTGAACCATATTATAATCAAACAagtaaattaaaaaaatgttatgaagatgcattattaatagctaaagaaaatgatataaaaacaattgtTTTTCCATTGATTGGTAGTGGTATAAgtttattcaaaaaatatgatgtTGTTGTGTGTTGTTTAGAAGGGATTtatgaatttataaaacataaagaaaattttaattttattgacAAAATTGTTATTAGTACAAATATGGATTCTTATTGGATACTTCTAAGAGATTCCATTCCactttatttaaatgaaaatacatCATAA